The Mucilaginibacter yixingensis genome window below encodes:
- the rplJ gene encoding 50S ribosomal protein L10 — translation MTRDEKNELVSALTEQMREYGNFYITDTSNLTVAKINNIRRKCFESDITIQVAKNSLIKKAMEAVGGDYGDIYSALKGSSSILFSKSATAPAKLIKQLRKSGSEKPLVKAAYIDSAVFIGDNQLDTLVNLKSKEELVGEIIGLLQSPAKNVISALQSGGNKLAGIVKTLQERGE, via the coding sequence ATGACAAGAGACGAAAAAAACGAACTAGTATCGGCTCTTACCGAGCAGATGAGAGAGTACGGTAATTTCTATATCACCGATACTTCAAACCTGACTGTAGCAAAAATCAACAACATCCGTCGTAAATGTTTCGAAAGCGATATCACTATCCAGGTAGCTAAAAACAGCTTGATTAAAAAAGCTATGGAAGCAGTTGGTGGCGATTATGGCGATATTTACAGCGCTCTTAAAGGTTCATCATCAATCCTTTTCTCAAAATCAGCAACTGCACCTGCAAAGCTGATCAAACAACTGAGAAAATCTGGTAGCGAGAAACCATTGGTAAAAGCAGCTTACATTGATTCTGCCGTATTCATCGGCGACAATCAGCTGGATACCCTGGTTAACCTGAAATCTAAAGAAGAGCTTGTCGGAGAGATCATCGGATTACTGCAGTCACCTGCTAAAAACGTTATTTCTGCCCTTCAATCAGGCGGTAACAAACTTGCAGGTATTGTTAAAACATTACAAGAAAGAGGCGAATAA
- the rplA gene encoding 50S ribosomal protein L1: MARLTKNQKATLSKIEANKAYTLQDATALVKDITTTKFDASVDIDVRLGVDPRKANQMVRGIATLPHGTGKTVRVLVLCTPDKEQEAKDAGADYVGLDDYIAKIEGGWTDVDIIITMPSVMAKVGRLGRILGPRNLMPNPKSGTVTPEVGKAVTEVKGGKIDFKVDKTGIIHASIGKVSFPADKIYENALEVIQVISKLKPSAAKGTYFKSIHISSTMSRGIEVETKSVAGI; this comes from the coding sequence GTGGCAAGATTAACAAAAAATCAAAAGGCGACACTCTCCAAAATTGAGGCTAACAAAGCATATACTTTGCAAGATGCAACTGCACTTGTAAAAGATATCACCACCACCAAATTCGATGCATCGGTAGATATCGATGTACGTTTGGGTGTTGATCCGCGTAAAGCAAACCAAATGGTTCGCGGTATTGCAACTTTGCCTCATGGAACCGGTAAAACTGTACGTGTACTGGTACTTTGTACTCCTGACAAAGAGCAGGAAGCAAAAGACGCAGGTGCAGATTACGTAGGTTTGGATGATTATATAGCCAAAATTGAAGGCGGATGGACTGATGTTGATATTATCATCACTATGCCAAGTGTTATGGCGAAGGTTGGACGTTTGGGCCGTATTTTAGGTCCGCGTAACCTGATGCCTAACCCTAAATCAGGTACAGTAACACCAGAAGTTGGTAAAGCTGTAACTGAGGTAAAAGGTGGTAAGATCGATTTCAAGGTTGACAAAACCGGTATCATCCATGCCTCTATAGGTAAAGTATCTTTCCCTGCTGATAAAATTTATGAGAACGCCCTTGAAGTAATTCAGGTGATCTCTAAATTGAAACCATCAGCAGCAAAAGGAACATATTTCAAGAGCATTCACATCTCTTCAACTATGTCTCGTGGAATCGAAGTTGAAACAAAATCAGTAGCAGGAATCTAA
- the rplK gene encoding 50S ribosomal protein L11: MAKEVGAMVKLQVKGGAANPSPPIGPALGAKGVNIMEFCKQFNARTQDKPGKVLPVLITVYVDKSFDFIIKTPPAAVQLMEAAGLKGGSAEPNRKKVGKVTWDQVEAIAKDKMPDLNAFTLESAMKMVAGTARSMGITVSGDAPWN; encoded by the coding sequence ATGGCAAAAGAAGTCGGTGCGATGGTAAAGCTGCAGGTAAAAGGCGGCGCTGCAAATCCATCACCTCCAATCGGCCCTGCACTGGGTGCCAAAGGGGTGAACATCATGGAGTTTTGCAAGCAGTTCAATGCACGTACCCAGGATAAACCTGGTAAAGTGTTGCCTGTACTGATTACTGTTTACGTAGACAAGTCATTTGATTTTATCATTAAAACCCCTCCTGCTGCTGTCCAGTTAATGGAAGCTGCCGGTTTAAAAGGTGGTTCGGCCGAGCCAAACCGTAAAAAAGTTGGCAAAGTAACCTGGGATCAGGTTGAGGCTATTGCTAAAGATAAAATGCCAGACTTGAACGCGTTTACATTAGAATCAGCCATGAAAATGGTTGCAGGTACTGCACGCAGCATGGGTATCACCGTATCTGGTGACGCTCCATGGAATTAA
- the nusG gene encoding transcription termination/antitermination protein NusG: MSDQLKWYVVRAISGKEKKVKQYIDAEVNRLGISHLVPQVLIPMEKYYQMRDGKKIAKERNFFPGYVLMEAALDGELEHVIKNINSVIGFLGDKAGNAIPLRQSEVNRILGKVDEMSSQGETMNVPYYVGENVKVMDGPFNGFSGVIEEVNEEKKKLKVMVKIFGRRTPLELNYMQVEKE, translated from the coding sequence ATGAGTGATCAATTAAAATGGTACGTTGTACGCGCTATTAGCGGTAAAGAGAAAAAAGTAAAACAATATATAGACGCAGAGGTAAACCGCTTAGGTATATCACACCTGGTTCCTCAGGTACTGATCCCGATGGAGAAGTATTATCAGATGCGCGATGGAAAAAAGATCGCTAAAGAGCGTAACTTTTTTCCTGGTTATGTTTTAATGGAGGCTGCGTTAGACGGCGAATTGGAGCACGTTATTAAAAACATTAATAGCGTAATTGGTTTTCTGGGCGATAAAGCCGGTAATGCTATCCCCCTGCGTCAGAGCGAGGTGAACCGTATCTTAGGTAAGGTTGACGAGATGAGCAGCCAGGGCGAAACCATGAACGTGCCTTATTATGTAGGCGAAAACGTGAAGGTAATGGATGGTCCTTTCAACGGTTTCAGTGGTGTGATTGAAGAGGTGAACGAAGAAAAGAAGAAACTGAAAGTAATGGTAAAGATATTTGGGCGCCGTACGCCGCTTGAATTGAATTACATGCAGGTTGAAAAAGAATAG
- the secE gene encoding preprotein translocase subunit SecE: MAAVVEYIKESYIELTEKVTWPTWRELQSSGVLVVVAAIIIALIIFGMDWVINYLLMHFYNSLG; this comes from the coding sequence ATGGCTGCAGTAGTAGAGTACATTAAAGAATCATACATCGAGTTAACCGAAAAGGTGACCTGGCCTACCTGGCGCGAGCTGCAAAGCAGCGGTGTGCTGGTAGTGGTAGCTGCTATTATTATTGCCCTTATCATTTTTGGTATGGACTGGGTGATTAACTATCTGCTGATGCATTTTTATAACTCACTTGGTTAA
- the tuf gene encoding elongation factor Tu, with product MAKEKFDRSKPHLNIGTIGHVDHGKTTLTAAITKVLADKGLSEARSFDSIDSAPEEKERGITINTAHVEYSTANRHYAHVDCPGHADYVKNMVTGAAQMDGAIIVVAATDGPMPQTREHILLARQVGVPALVVFMNKVDMVDDPELLELVEMEIRELLSFYEFPGDDIPVIQGSALGGLNAEPKWVDKIMELMDAVDNYIPIPPRLTDLPFLMPVEDVFSITGRGTVATGRIERGVINSGDPVDILGMGAENLKSTVTGVEMFRKILDRGEAGDNVGLLLRGIEKTDIRRGMVICKPNSVTPHTDFKAEVYVLSKAEGGRHTPFFNKYRPQFYFRTTDVTGEISLEPGVEMVMPGDNVTITVKLINAIAMEKGLRFAIREGGRTVGAGQVTEILN from the coding sequence ATGGCAAAAGAAAAGTTTGACCGCAGTAAGCCGCACTTAAACATCGGTACTATCGGTCACGTTGACCACGGCAAAACAACTCTGACTGCAGCTATCACTAAAGTATTAGCTGATAAAGGTTTATCAGAAGCACGTTCTTTCGATTCTATCGACTCTGCTCCTGAAGAAAAAGAGCGTGGTATCACCATCAATACTGCACACGTTGAGTATTCAACTGCAAACCGTCACTACGCACACGTTGACTGTCCAGGTCACGCTGACTATGTGAAAAACATGGTTACTGGTGCTGCTCAGATGGATGGTGCTATCATCGTAGTTGCTGCAACTGATGGTCCAATGCCTCAAACCCGCGAGCACATCCTGTTAGCCCGTCAGGTAGGTGTACCTGCACTGGTAGTTTTCATGAACAAAGTTGACATGGTTGATGATCCGGAACTGTTAGAACTTGTTGAAATGGAAATCCGTGAACTGTTATCGTTCTACGAATTCCCTGGTGACGATATTCCTGTAATCCAAGGTTCTGCTCTGGGCGGTCTTAACGCTGAGCCGAAATGGGTTGACAAAATCATGGAGCTGATGGACGCTGTAGATAACTACATTCCAATCCCTCCACGTCTGACTGACCTTCCTTTCCTGATGCCAGTTGAGGACGTATTCTCAATCACTGGTCGTGGTACTGTAGCAACCGGTCGTATCGAGCGTGGTGTAATCAACTCTGGTGATCCGGTAGATATCCTGGGTATGGGTGCTGAGAACTTGAAATCAACCGTAACTGGTGTTGAGATGTTCCGTAAAATCCTTGACCGTGGTGAAGCTGGTGATAACGTAGGTCTGTTGCTGCGTGGTATTGAGAAAACTGATATCCGTCGTGGTATGGTTATCTGTAAACCAAACTCAGTAACTCCTCACACCGATTTCAAAGCAGAAGTTTACGTTCTGTCAAAAGCTGAAGGTGGTCGTCACACTCCATTCTTCAACAAATACCGTCCTCAGTTCTACTTCCGTACTACAGACGTAACTGGTGAGATTTCACTGGAGCCAGGAGTAGAAATGGTAATGCCTGGTGATAACGTAACCATCACTGTGAAGCTGATCAACGCTATCGCAATGGAAAAAGGTCTGCGTTTCGCTATCCGTGAAGGTGGCCGTACAGTAGGTGCTGGTCAGGTAACCGAGATCTTAAACTAA
- the raiA gene encoding ribosome-associated translation inhibitor RaiA, whose amino-acid sequence MKITVQSIHFNADKKLLDFIQKKANKLDTFYDKIISGEVYLKLENVEDEANKITEIKIQLPGSQLFAKEKCKTFEEATDLAIESLRKQIDKHKQKKSTAAENVKNAILTEADEEY is encoded by the coding sequence ATGAAAATCACAGTTCAATCAATTCATTTTAACGCAGACAAGAAATTATTAGACTTTATTCAGAAAAAAGCCAACAAGCTTGATACGTTTTACGATAAAATCATCAGCGGTGAAGTTTATCTTAAATTAGAGAATGTTGAAGATGAGGCAAATAAGATAACGGAGATAAAAATACAGCTGCCAGGCAGCCAATTGTTCGCAAAAGAGAAATGCAAGACTTTTGAAGAAGCCACAGACCTGGCCATTGAAAGCTTGCGCAAACAAATTGATAAACATAAACAGAAAAAAAGTACTGCTGCCGAAAATGTCAAAAACGCCATTTTAACAGAAGCAGACGAAGAATATTAG
- a CDS encoding tyrosine-type recombinase/integrase, which translates to MFLERFIQYIQYEKRYSKHTVAAYQNDLEQFFAHAGHPDHPVNQPSDVTHHHIRNWVVSMMDDKLAARSINRKISVLRKYFKFLMKEGLAEGNPAAKVQTPKVPKQLPVIVEDEKLSKLLDSPVFTSDFKGTRDRLVMELLFGTGIRLSELIGLTENSIDLYEGTIKVLGKRNKERIIPINKELKRALAEYGELKKNKNFDNNSLMLIVTNKGAEAYPKMIYLIVRRYLSEISTQEKKSPHVLRHTFATSLLNKGADLNAIKELLGHANLSATQIYTHNSVERLKSIYKQAHPKA; encoded by the coding sequence ATGTTTTTAGAGCGGTTCATTCAATATATTCAATATGAAAAACGGTATTCCAAACATACCGTGGCCGCTTACCAAAACGACCTGGAGCAGTTTTTTGCCCATGCAGGTCACCCCGATCATCCTGTAAATCAACCGTCAGACGTTACCCATCATCACATCCGCAACTGGGTGGTGAGCATGATGGATGATAAGCTGGCCGCGCGATCTATCAACCGCAAAATTTCTGTACTGCGCAAATACTTCAAATTTTTAATGAAGGAGGGCTTGGCCGAAGGTAACCCTGCTGCCAAAGTGCAAACACCAAAGGTGCCCAAGCAATTGCCGGTTATTGTTGAAGATGAAAAGTTAAGCAAACTGCTGGACAGCCCCGTTTTTACCAGTGATTTTAAAGGTACGCGCGACAGGCTGGTGATGGAATTGCTGTTTGGTACCGGTATACGTTTATCTGAATTGATTGGCTTGACCGAAAATAGCATCGATTTATATGAGGGAACCATCAAGGTTTTGGGTAAACGAAACAAAGAACGTATTATTCCTATTAACAAAGAATTAAAGCGTGCCCTGGCTGAGTATGGCGAGTTAAAAAAAAATAAAAATTTTGATAACAATTCGTTAATGCTTATCGTTACAAATAAAGGTGCCGAGGCGTACCCGAAAATGATTTATTTGATTGTGCGCAGATATCTTTCAGAAATATCGACCCAGGAAAAAAAGAGCCCTCACGTGCTGAGGCATACCTTTGCCACCAGCTTATTAAACAAGGGGGCAGACCTAAACGCCATTAAAGAACTCTTAGGACATGCTAATTTAAGTGCTACTCAAATTTACACCCACAACTCCGTGGAGAGACTAAAATCTATTTATAAACAAGCCCATCCAAAGGCATAA
- the rpsU gene encoding 30S ribosomal protein S21: MIIINVKEGESLDKALKRFKKKFEKTGVLRELRSRQAFEKKSVTRRHVVKHAIYKQTLNQDTV; encoded by the coding sequence ATGATTATTATCAATGTTAAAGAAGGCGAATCATTAGACAAAGCTTTGAAGCGCTTCAAAAAGAAATTCGAGAAAACAGGTGTTTTACGCGAGCTACGCAGCCGCCAGGCTTTCGAAAAGAAATCTGTTACCCGCAGGCACGTTGTTAAACATGCTATCTACAAACAGACTCTTAACCAGGATACTGTGTAA
- a CDS encoding MBOAT family protein, whose protein sequence is MLFNSVEFAFFFLIVTILYFSLPHKFRWFLLLAASCYFYMAFVPIYILILGSTIIIDYLAGIYIEKSKGAKRKLLLIVSLAANIGILVVFKYFNFLNANITQIYAYFKHPNPIPFLHMLLPIGLSFHTFQAMSYTIEVYRGNQAAEKHFGIYSLYVMFYPQLVAGPIERPQNMLHQFHEKHQFNYDDMTAGLRQMAWGLFKKAVIADRLGSLVNNVYASPESHTAMAITTALVFFAFQIYCDFSGYSDIALGAARTMGFKLMTNFNHPFISTKVTEFWRRWHISLSTWLNDYLFTPIVIARRDWGKIGVVFALFFTFFISGIWHGAGWTFIIYGILNGIAVIYEFLTNKARKKLSKKIPAVIYKNISIVLTFIYMCFTWIFFRSQHIHTAIYIIKAISLATVDIFKGSFVQWKMGAVGMNGSNLLLCFILITGLLLIEKAQERFDIMKRFLASPAYIRWPLYLGFVLLIMAFGVFDKSQFIYFQF, encoded by the coding sequence ATGCTATTTAATTCTGTAGAGTTTGCTTTCTTCTTCCTCATTGTAACCATTCTTTACTTTTCGTTACCGCATAAATTCCGCTGGTTTTTACTGCTCGCGGCCAGCTGTTATTTTTATATGGCCTTTGTGCCGATATATATCCTGATACTGGGGTCTACTATTATTATAGATTACCTTGCCGGTATTTATATTGAAAAGTCTAAAGGAGCCAAACGGAAACTCCTGCTCATCGTTTCGCTGGCGGCCAACATTGGCATATTGGTGGTGTTTAAGTACTTCAACTTTCTCAACGCCAACATCACGCAGATCTACGCTTATTTTAAGCATCCCAACCCTATCCCCTTTCTGCACATGCTGCTGCCTATCGGGTTGTCGTTCCATACCTTCCAGGCCATGAGCTACACCATTGAGGTATACCGGGGTAACCAGGCGGCCGAAAAGCATTTTGGTATTTACAGCTTATATGTGATGTTTTACCCACAGCTGGTGGCCGGCCCAATTGAGCGCCCGCAGAATATGCTGCACCAGTTTCATGAAAAACATCAGTTTAATTATGATGATATGACCGCCGGGCTGCGACAAATGGCCTGGGGCCTTTTCAAGAAAGCGGTTATTGCCGATAGATTGGGCTCGCTGGTCAACAATGTTTATGCTTCGCCAGAGAGCCATACGGCTATGGCCATTACCACCGCACTGGTATTTTTTGCGTTTCAGATCTATTGCGATTTCTCCGGATACTCGGACATTGCCCTCGGTGCCGCCCGCACTATGGGCTTTAAACTGATGACCAACTTTAACCATCCCTTCATCAGCACCAAGGTAACTGAGTTTTGGCGCAGGTGGCACATCTCGCTATCAACATGGTTAAATGATTACCTGTTTACACCTATCGTTATAGCCCGCCGCGACTGGGGTAAGATTGGCGTGGTGTTCGCCCTATTCTTCACCTTTTTTATCAGCGGCATCTGGCACGGAGCGGGCTGGACGTTTATTATATACGGCATCTTAAACGGCATAGCGGTGATCTATGAGTTTCTGACCAACAAAGCCCGCAAAAAGCTGTCGAAGAAAATACCGGCTGTCATTTACAAGAACATCAGTATCGTGCTCACCTTTATATATATGTGTTTTACGTGGATCTTTTTTCGCTCGCAGCACATCCACACCGCTATTTATATCATAAAGGCGATAAGCTTAGCAACCGTCGATATTTTTAAAGGATCATTTGTGCAATGGAAAATGGGCGCCGTAGGCATGAATGGCTCAAACCTATTGCTTTGTTTTATACTGATAACCGGTTTACTGCTGATTGAAAAAGCTCAGGAGCGTTTTGATATTATGAAGCGATTCTTAGCATCGCCAGCTTATATCCGATGGCCGTTGTACCTGGGGTTTGTATTATTAATTATGGCGTTCGGCGTTTTTGACAAGAGTCAGTTTATCTACTTCCAGTTTTAA
- a CDS encoding acyl-CoA dehydrogenase: MSSYITDTPAGLNFQADENQQMIAQMTRDFAERHIRPHVMEWDEAQVFPLELFKKLGELGLMGILVPEQYNGAGLGYIEYVTVIQEVARVCGAIGLSVAAHNSLCTGHILAFGNEEQKQRWLTKLATAEWIGAWGLTEANTGSDALHMQTTAVLDGDHYIVNGSKNWITHGKTGDVAVVMVRTGEKGDAHGISALVIEKGTPGFTHGKKENKLGMRASETTELIFDNCRVPKENLLGKEGEGFTQAMKVLDGGRISIAALSLGIAKGAFDAAVKYSKERHQFGQPISNFQGISFKLADMATEIEAAELLIMQAADMKNRGVHMTKQAAMAKYYASEVAVRCATEAVQIFGGYGYTKDFPVEKYYRDAKLCTIGEGTSEIQKIVIAREVLK; this comes from the coding sequence ATGAGTAGCTATATAACCGATACCCCGGCAGGCCTCAACTTCCAGGCAGATGAAAATCAGCAGATGATTGCGCAGATGACCCGCGACTTTGCCGAACGGCACATCCGTCCGCATGTAATGGAATGGGACGAAGCGCAAGTGTTTCCGCTGGAACTTTTTAAAAAATTGGGCGAACTGGGGCTGATGGGGATACTGGTGCCCGAGCAATATAACGGCGCCGGACTGGGCTATATAGAATATGTAACTGTGATACAAGAGGTGGCCCGGGTTTGCGGCGCTATTGGTTTGTCGGTTGCGGCACATAACTCGTTGTGTACCGGGCATATTTTAGCTTTTGGTAACGAAGAACAAAAACAACGCTGGCTCACCAAGCTGGCTACTGCTGAATGGATTGGCGCCTGGGGTTTAACCGAGGCCAATACCGGAAGTGATGCCCTGCACATGCAAACCACTGCTGTACTGGATGGCGATCATTACATCGTCAACGGATCAAAAAACTGGATTACTCATGGTAAGACGGGGGATGTGGCCGTAGTAATGGTGCGCACCGGAGAGAAGGGTGATGCGCATGGCATCTCGGCGCTGGTCATAGAAAAAGGTACACCAGGTTTTACCCACGGTAAAAAAGAAAACAAGCTGGGTATGCGTGCATCTGAAACAACCGAGCTGATTTTTGATAACTGCCGCGTACCAAAAGAAAACCTGCTGGGCAAAGAGGGCGAGGGTTTTACACAAGCGATGAAAGTGCTGGATGGTGGCCGCATTTCTATTGCTGCCCTTTCACTGGGTATTGCCAAGGGGGCTTTTGACGCCGCGGTGAAGTATTCAAAAGAGCGTCATCAATTTGGGCAGCCCATCTCTAATTTCCAGGGCATCAGTTTTAAGCTAGCCGATATGGCTACCGAAATTGAAGCAGCCGAGCTATTAATTATGCAGGCTGCTGATATGAAGAACCGTGGCGTCCACATGACCAAGCAGGCTGCCATGGCTAAATATTATGCATCAGAAGTGGCGGTACGTTGCGCTACCGAAGCCGTGCAGATTTTTGGCGGCTATGGTTATACCAAAGATTTCCCGGTAGAAAAATACTATCGCGATGCCAAGCTATGCACCATTGGCGAAGGCACTAGCGAAATCCAGAAAATTGTTATTGCCCGCGAGGTATTAAAATAA
- a CDS encoding SDR family oxidoreductase, whose protein sequence is MKKVILVTGASSGLGQAMATALKAQGHTVYGTSRNISKITNATFTPLEMDVTDDASVSAAVKKVTDAEGQIDVLINNAGNGITGPLYAISVELAKKQFETNFFGVVRVCSAVLPGMIERKQGLVINVGSLAGLFGLPYQGLYSASKFAVEGYSESLRMELQNTGVKVAVLNPGDFKTDFTGNREKAPFPIKNDKLKGEFDAAVAAMEKDESIGADPSKLAAKVCQIVNQSKPKHNYLIGAIGQTIVPTLKAVLPQGLFVKLMNDHYGIK, encoded by the coding sequence ATGAAAAAAGTAATATTGGTTACCGGCGCATCGTCGGGCCTCGGACAAGCTATGGCTACCGCACTTAAAGCACAGGGCCACACCGTTTACGGCACCAGCCGCAACATCAGCAAAATCACTAACGCTACTTTCACTCCGCTGGAGATGGACGTAACCGACGATGCTTCAGTTAGCGCCGCCGTAAAAAAAGTGACCGACGCCGAAGGCCAGATTGATGTACTGATCAATAATGCAGGTAACGGTATTACCGGTCCGCTGTATGCCATCTCGGTAGAGCTGGCTAAAAAACAGTTTGAAACCAACTTTTTTGGTGTAGTACGTGTATGCAGCGCCGTACTACCGGGTATGATTGAGCGTAAACAAGGCCTGGTAATTAACGTTGGCTCTCTGGCCGGCCTGTTTGGCTTACCTTACCAGGGCTTATACAGTGCCTCTAAATTTGCAGTTGAAGGCTACTCTGAAAGCCTGCGCATGGAGCTGCAAAACACCGGCGTTAAAGTTGCTGTGTTAAACCCAGGTGACTTTAAAACCGATTTTACCGGCAACCGCGAGAAAGCGCCGTTCCCAATCAAGAACGATAAACTGAAAGGCGAATTTGATGCTGCCGTTGCCGCCATGGAGAAAGACGAAAGCATCGGTGCTGATCCGTCTAAACTGGCCGCCAAGGTTTGTCAGATTGTTAACCAATCAAAGCCTAAGCATAACTACCTCATCGGTGCCATCGGCCAAACTATTGTGCCAACCCTGAAAGCTGTTTTACCGCAGGGCCTTTTTGTAAAACTGATGAATGATCATTACGGGATAAAGTAA
- the carA gene encoding glutamine-hydrolyzing carbamoyl-phosphate synthase small subunit, with protein sequence MTNYTKLPAVLLLADGTVFHGKAAGKIGTTTGEICFNTGMTGYQEVFTDPSYYAQIMVATNAHIGNYGVSKEEVESDKIQIAGLVCKNYNINYSRKQADGSIQDYFQEQNIVAISDIDTRQLVRHIRDKGAMNAIISSEILDVETLRSKLADVPDMDGLELSSQVSTTETYTVGDENAALRVAVLDLGVKKNILRNFSDRGVFAKVYPAKTTYAEMEQDFQPNGFFISNGPGDPAAMPYAVETVKDILESGKPMFGICLGHQLLALANDIPTRKMFNGHRGLNHPVKNVIKNHCEVTSQNHGFGVVPEAVKASDKVEITHINLNDQSIEGIRVIGKNAFSVQYHPESSPGPHDSRYLFDDFVAMLK encoded by the coding sequence ATGACAAATTACACCAAGTTACCGGCGGTACTGCTACTGGCCGATGGAACAGTTTTTCATGGTAAAGCTGCCGGCAAGATAGGCACCACCACCGGCGAAATCTGCTTCAATACCGGCATGACCGGCTATCAGGAGGTTTTTACAGACCCTTCTTACTACGCGCAGATCATGGTTGCTACCAACGCGCACATAGGTAATTATGGTGTAAGCAAAGAAGAGGTAGAATCTGACAAAATCCAGATTGCCGGCCTGGTTTGCAAAAACTATAACATTAACTACAGCCGTAAACAGGCTGATGGTTCTATCCAGGATTATTTCCAGGAGCAAAATATTGTTGCTATTTCTGATATCGACACCCGTCAGCTGGTGCGTCATATCCGCGATAAAGGTGCGATGAACGCTATCATCTCTTCAGAGATTCTTGACGTGGAAACCCTGCGCTCAAAACTGGCCGATGTGCCTGACATGGACGGTCTGGAGTTATCATCACAAGTATCAACTACCGAAACCTACACCGTAGGTGATGAGAACGCTGCCCTGCGTGTAGCTGTGCTTGACTTGGGTGTTAAAAAGAACATCCTGCGCAACTTTAGCGATCGCGGTGTATTTGCCAAGGTATACCCTGCTAAAACCACTTATGCCGAGATGGAGCAAGATTTCCAGCCAAATGGTTTCTTCATCAGCAATGGTCCCGGCGATCCGGCTGCGATGCCTTACGCTGTGGAGACTGTAAAAGACATCCTGGAATCAGGCAAACCAATGTTTGGTATCTGTCTTGGTCACCAGCTGCTGGCTTTGGCTAACGATATCCCAACCCGTAAAATGTTTAACGGTCACCGCGGTTTGAACCACCCGGTTAAAAACGTAATTAAAAACCACTGCGAGGTAACCTCACAAAACCACGGTTTTGGTGTAGTGCCAGAGGCGGTAAAAGCATCTGATAAAGTAGAAATTACCCACATTAACCTAAACGACCAATCGATCGAGGGTATCCGTGTGATAGGTAAAAATGCTTTCTCTGTACAATATCACCCAGAGTCGTCTCCAGGCCCGCATGATAGCCGCTACCTGTTTGATGATTTCGTGGCGATGCTGAAATAG
- the panB gene encoding 3-methyl-2-oxobutanoate hydroxymethyltransferase, which produces MSVNKEIKRVTTNTLQEMKNKGEKIAMLTAYDYSMATIIDDAGIDVLLVGDSASNVMAGHETTLPITLDQMIYHASSVVRAAKRALVIVDLPFGSYQGNSKEALNSSIRIMKESGAHGIKLEGGLEIAESVSRILAAGIPVMGHLGLTPQSIYKFGTYSVRAKEEAEAQKLRDDALKLQELGCFGVVLEKIPAMLAKEVSDSLYIPTIGIGAGPHCGGQVLVVHDMLGINKGFTPRFLRQYANLYEIMGNAVKGYVSDVKSHDFPNHKEQY; this is translated from the coding sequence ATGTCTGTAAACAAAGAGATTAAGCGCGTTACTACCAATACGCTGCAGGAAATGAAAAACAAGGGCGAGAAGATAGCCATGCTTACCGCTTATGACTATTCTATGGCTACCATTATTGATGATGCCGGCATCGACGTGCTGCTGGTGGGCGATTCTGCCTCTAATGTAATGGCCGGTCATGAAACCACGCTGCCCATCACGCTCGATCAGATGATCTATCATGCGTCATCGGTTGTACGTGCTGCCAAACGGGCGTTGGTAATTGTAGATCTTCCATTCGGTTCATATCAGGGTAATTCTAAAGAAGCGCTCAACTCATCTATCCGCATCATGAAAGAATCTGGTGCACACGGCATCAAGCTGGAGGGCGGTTTGGAGATTGCCGAATCGGTAAGCCGGATTCTGGCCGCAGGCATCCCGGTGATGGGTCACTTGGGTTTAACACCACAATCTATCTATAAGTTTGGCACTTACTCGGTTCGCGCTAAAGAAGAAGCCGAAGCACAAAAACTGCGTGATGATGCGTTGAAACTGCAAGAACTTGGTTGTTTCGGTGTAGTGCTTGAAAAAATTCCTGCTATGCTGGCCAAAGAGGTAAGCGATAGCCTGTATATCCCAACTATCGGCATTGGTGCCGGTCCGCATTGTGGTGGCCAGGTATTGGTGGTGCATGATATGCTGGGTATCAACAAAGGTTTCACCCCGCGCTTTCTGCGTCAATACGCTAACCTGTATGAGATCATGGGCAACGCTGTAAAAGGCTATGTGAGCGACGTAAAATCGCATGATTTTCCAAATCATAAAGAGCAGTACTAA